Proteins from one Pithys albifrons albifrons isolate INPA30051 chromosome 2, PitAlb_v1, whole genome shotgun sequence genomic window:
- the AKAP12 gene encoding A-kinase anchor protein 12 isoform X1, producing the protein MGAGSSAEPPAPQDGAGAAAEPPRTPPEPLPAEDAAEPAKVLNATLPLPDVSEDNLKHDGSPQEPQQLEAVTASKELDRQQPEVASPLQERPREQAEPTGTNVGQTEHSDVTLKENTETVETNPSDSSTKDSVDAEKEDAHSIKQLPALEEDAEDHVSEPQSYDLGFKKVFKFVGFRFTVKKEKTGKSEPVQLLTVKKETQVPEGDGDQKGVSSEETVVPEDALSAEDNTKDALKNEKPEDESPQIPEANEICSQSTALTADTASPLRKLFTQGWTGFRKKKSFRKPKEDEQQSPVKEEEQEKEGTLTDETIEKEEKSDFEKQDQERIVTAVTIEAHEKEQTEDEKQESEKTVAAIRVEESEKEELVKHDEHGKKRDLAAAVVKESQEEKKDEDQERKLVEVSEDLDKKDEKTEEGENEGEVTEKPLKNKAVVPLVGDSVNGELKTSSEVLPVGEKLESTEKCEIPSEGKFETGSLTVEISSEQLKKSEEREEDKPVTLGKETLDEKTEETKLKMSSTAEDITQEQPLDRTTEMKESKEHETKPTPSAPGSKSISTSGHSVDTENDHQSVKPSEEGLQEKTGIVTTDTGKPEDVTMGVSSEEAAEKKPLEGITNEAELLSSQEKTKLQGSPLKKLFTGTGLKKLSGKKQKCKREESKLGEQGEPVQHLSDSPDSPEEQKGESSASSPEEMNEIPLLEKSADGMQGTENEDATIPDLERKRESVTPWASFKKMVTPKKRVRRPSESDKEDEIDKTKGVSMSATENLVDENQGEIKENGIDQKPEKTTEEPKRKVDTSVSWEAFICVGSSKKRARKSSSSDEESQKVEEPGQSKETATDTILTSSQESDQGQGNSSPEQAGSPSESEGISTWESFKRLVTPRRRSKTRMEERTEDSVVGSSLEHSTSDGEPGKDESWAPFRKLMPGRRKKKSDGKPEPTHLKQAREDMAETAEEDSDIPAVVPLSEYEAAEQEKIEAQRAKDTELIRERTSEEERAEKLEETLRTEQGYEGLVHAVAVTVVEGERAVTSIEERSPSWISAALTECIEQAREDEETLKTAESDVIVEDAVAAAKTAPEMRKDVGDDTTASEVELTSEAVTALETAEVSCAEETMEVSLAEETTEMVSAVSQLLETPDTTEEATPVQEVEATEQNLKELDKQTQKVLHEVAERVKSADVTQLVNERIVTETIITTVQGLESEMKGDAKDGKVVGQEIVLLEQSLEKGESEEDGLQPQQSAGTIQGQNKVKESVLHEGSEKNEIPAAMEESTEGCENVDVLRDESQCQECDEAVVEDLEEIHKVQRTVEEPSSQDREFNSMKAVTPQEELFAKQESSEQEKLHVTELTVDGTRGECAPEGQTAVQDKTEDETYSLELTAAEPMHLEGEGKTLILVPVKPERQDEIPDSKEQVCTKAVPSMAPALREEDDAMLVGVKSIEATVPEVPLQNKVKPAALHSETVGSEAAADAEQSLSDGADRDIAAKDSVPILEPQCREKMTEIPSRRDETKGGKMEDAILESEKYSESPTTDAEVPTPIEAVSVSNLASACSDIVDNGSTVITDISPKKFETSRSLAEEDTLEKEQELVETLNCQGFQKEDNKDEQLMEGAKEVSEYGKQEAVRGDECSTAVQQEVFIVQEEGSDSAFPQAKSLEALKTPVPPTAAAVEEHIMAETVTPTDVTARTVQPLATTPEQMASEEVPVSTTDCSGCETAGLGRALAEAPETEVTHASMNGVSEEQERPQSTGQPKQNGIPFSHSLSRSHPEFEKHVVQSVIIESQSTKIVLSAIQSAVHKLAETEESAAFQSEQSMKSTGKSPSDKNIHELLGSMQVDQLPVKEEEIRSKEQELQQPSIVKSTTLTESAEIHATVEKTKDVLLTSEMLKDGPSQNSLTVVTSPEDIPRESVILQKSTLEQNTSEDSTKDPLNMHPPKLREKEVGHIMEISDQHTGQQTCRENEEQQYHQSVEDGKTQMWEDDSCQEGTSCDRQSQNSVALTP; encoded by the exons TTGGACAAACAGAACATTCCGATGTAACTTtgaaggaaaacactgaaactGTGGAGACAAATCCATCTGACTCAAGCACCAAGGACAGTGTAGATGCTGAGAAAGAGGATGCTCATTCAATTAAGCAATTGCCAGCTTTGGAAGAAGATGCAGAAGACCACGTGTCTGAGCCACAGTCTTATGATCTGggttttaaaaaagtttttaaatttgTTGGCTTCAGATTCAcagtgaagaaggaaaagacaggaaaatcaGAACCGGTTCAACTGCTTACtgtaaaaaaggaaacacaggtCCCTGAAGGAGATGGTGATCAAAAAGGAGTCAGCTCAGAAGAAACAGTGGTGCCCGAGGATGCACTCTCTGCAGAAGACAACACCAAAGAtgcactgaaaaatgaaaaaccagAAGATGAATCTCCTCAAATACCAGAAGCAAATGAGATTTGTTCTCAGTCGACTGCCTTAACTGCTGATACTGCATCACCATTAAGAAAACTGTTTACTCAAGGATGGACTGGatttagaaaaaagaagagttttaGGAAGCCTAAAGAAGATGAGCAGCAGTCTCCTGTGAAAGAGGAGGAGCAAGAAAAAGAGGGGACATTAACAGATGAAACCAttgaaaaggaggagaaatctGATTTTGAGAAACAAGATCAAGAAAGGATTGTGACAGCGGTAACTATTGAAGCGCATGAGAAGGAGCAAACTGAAGATGAAAAGCAGGAGTCAGAAAAGACTGTGGCAGCCATTAGAGTAGAAGAAAGTGAGAAGGAAGAGCTGGTCAAGCATGAtgagcatggaaaaaaaagggatcTAGCAGCAGCAGTTGTAAAAGAAAgtcaagaggagaaaaaagatgaAGATCAAGAAAGAAAGCTAGTGGAAGTCTCAGAAGATCTTGATAAAAAGGATGAGAAAACTGAAGAAGGAGAGAATGAAGGTGAGGTGACAGAGAAACCtctaaaaaacaaagcagtggTACCTCTTGTTGGTGACAGCGTGAATGGAGAATTGAAAACATCCTCAGAAGTCCTACCTGTGGGAGAAAAATTGGAGTCAACGGAGAAGTGTGAAATACCCTCTGAAGGGAAATTTGAAACAGGATCTCTGACAGTTGAAATTTCTAGTGAACAGCttaaaaaatctgaagaaagagaagaagatAAACCTGTTACACTTGGGAAAGAGACATTAGAtgaaaaaacagaggaaacaaaattgaaaatgtCATCTACAGCAGAAGACATCACACAAGAGCAACCTCTGGATAGAACCACAGagatgaaagaaagcaaagaacatgaaacaaaaccaactccAAGTGCTCCTGGATCAAAATCCATTTCTACTTCTGGGCATTCAGTTGACACAGAGAATGATCATCAGTCAGTCAAACCCAGTGAAGAAGGTCTACAGGAGAAAACTGGCATAGTTACAACTGATACTGGCAAACCAGAGGACGTAACCATGGGAGTGAGTTCTGAAGAGGCAGCTGAAAAAAAGCCTCTGGAAGGTATCACAAATGAAGCTGAACTCCTGTCTTCTCAAGAAAAGACTAAACTACAAGGCAGCCCTTTAAAGAAACTCTTTACAGGTACTGGATTAAAAaaactctctggaaagaagcaaaaatgcaaaagagAAGAATCTAAGTTAGGGGAACAAGGTGAACCAGTTCAGCACTTATCAGATTCCCCAGATAGCCCAGAGGAACAAAAGGGAGAGAGTTCTGCTTCTTCTCCTGAGGAGATGAATGAAATTCCTTTGTTAGAAAAATCTGCAGATGGAATGCAGGGCACTGAAAATGAAGATGCTACAATTCCAGATTTGGAGCGAAAAAGAGAAAGTGTTACACCCTGGGCATCATTTAAAAAGATGGTGACTCCCAAGAAACGTGTCAGAAGACCTTCTGAAAGCGATAAAGAAGATGAAATTGATAAGACAAAGGGTGTTTCTATGTCTGCAACTGAAAACCTTGTTGATGAAAATcagggagaaataaaagaaaatgggattgaccaaaaaccagaaaaaactaCAGAAGAGCCCAAAAGAAAAGTTGACACTTCTGTGTCCTGGGAAGCTTTTATATGTGTAGGTTCTTCAAAGAAAAGAGCCAGGAAATCATCATCGTCTGATGAAGAAAGCCAAAAAGTAGAAGAGCCTGGACAGAGCAAAGAAACAGCAACAGACACAATTCTAACTAGTTCTCAGGAGAGTGATCAAGGACAAGGGAATTCTTCCCCAGAACAAGCTGGAAGCCCATCTGAAAGTGAAGGTATTTCAACATGGGAATCATTTAAACGGTTAGTCACTCCAAGAAGAAGATCCAAAACCAGAATGGAAGAGAGAACAGAAGACTCTGTTGTGGGATCTAGCCTGGAGCATTCAACATCAGATGGTGAGCCTGGAAAAGATGAATCGTGGGCTCCCTTTAGAAAACTGATGCCTGGGCGTAGGAAGAAGAAGTCAGATGGAAAGCCAGAACCAACTCACCTTAAACAAGCAAGAGAAGACATGGCAGAAACAGCTGAAGAAGATTCTGATATTCCAGCTGTTGTTCCTTTATCTGAATatgaagcagcagagcaggagaaaattGAGGCCCAGCGAGCAAAAGATACTGAATTGATCAGAGAACGAACTTCAGAGGaagagagagcagaaaaattAGAGGAGACCCTGAGGACTGAGCAAGGATATGAAGGGCTGGTACATGCAGTTGCTGTTACTGTTGTGGAAGGGGAAAGGGCAGTAACCAGCATTGAGGAAAGGTCACCCTCTTGGATATCTGCTGCTCTGACCGAGTGCATTGAGCAGGCAAGAGAAGATGAAGAAACTCTGAAAACAGCTGAATCAGATGTTATTGTGGAAGATGCAGTGGCAGCTGCTAAGACAGCACCAGAGATGAGAAAGGATGTGGGTGATGACACCACAGCAAGTGAGGTGGAGCTAACTTCAGaagcagtgacagctctggaGACAGCAGAAGTTTCCTGTGCTGAAGAAACAATGGAAGTGTCCCTTGCCGAGGAGACAACTGAGATGGTTTCTGCTGTTTCACAGTTGTTAGAAACCCCAGATACTACAGAGGAAGCTACACCTGTACAAGAGGTAGAGGCCACTGAACAAAATTTGAAAGAATTAGACAAACAGACACAAAAAGTTCTTCATGAAGTTGCTGAGAGAGTAAAATCAGCAGATGTAACACAGCTGGTTAATGAAAGAATCGTAACAGAAACTATAATCACAACAGTACAGGGACTTGAGTCAGAAATGAAAGGTGATGCTAAAGATGGGAAGGTTGTAGGCCAGGAAATTGTTTTGCTTGAACAGTCcttggaaaaaggagaaagtgaGGAGGATGGCCTCCAGCCCCAGCAAAGTGCAGGGACCATTCAGGGCCAAAACAAAGTCAAAGAGAGTGTTTTACACGAAGgttcagagaaaaatgaaataccTGCTGCAATGGAAGAAAGCACAGAAGGATGTGAAAATGTCGATGTATTGAGAGATGAAAGCCAGTGTCAGGAATGTGATGAAGCAGTTGTAGAAGACCTAGAAGAAATACACAAAGTGCAGAGAACAGTAGAGGAACCTTCTTCACAAGACAGAGAGTTTAACAGCATGAAAGCTGTCACTCCTCAGGAAGAGCTGTTTGCAAAGCAGGAGTCTTcagaacaagagaaactgcACGTAACAGAGTTGACAGTAGATGGGACAAGAGGTGAATGTGCTCCAGAAGGACAGACTGCA GTGCAGGACAAGACAGAGGACGAAACCTATTCCTTGGAACTTACAGCTGCAGAGCCCATGCATCTTGAAGGAGAGGGCAAAACCCTCATTTTGGTCCCTGTTAAACCTGAAAGACAAGATGAAATTCCTGACTCAAAAGAGCAAGTTTGTACTAAAGCAGTTCCTAGCATGGCACCTGCCCTGAGAGAGGAAGATGATGCTATGCTTGTGGGAGTAAAAAGCATAGAAGCCACAGTTCCTGAGGTTCCACTGCAGAACAAGGTGAAACCTGCTGCCCTTCATTCAGAAACAGTTGGctcagaagcagctgcagatgCTGAGCAAAGTCTGAGTGATGGGGCTGACAGGGACATTGCAGCAAAAGATTCTGTGCCCATCCTAGAGCCACAATGCAGGGAGAAAATGACTGAAATCCCCTCCCGGAGGGATGAAACCAAAGGTGGCAAAATGGAAGATGCTATACTCGAATCTGAAAAATACTCAGAGAGCCCTACCACTGATGCTGAGGTTCCCACCCCGATTGAAGCAGTCAGTGTATCTAATTTAGCATCAGCATGCTCAGATATTGTTGATAATGGAAGCACTGTCATCACTGATATAAGTCCCAAAAAATTTGAAACATCCAGAAGCTTGGCTGAAGAGGATActctggaaaaagaacaagaacttgtAGAAACCTTGAACTGTCAAGGCTTTCAGAAAGAAGATAACAAAGATGAGCAGTTGATGGAAGGAGCCAAAGAAGTGTCTGAATATGGAAAGCAGGAAGCTGTGAGAGGTGATGAATGTTCAACTGCTGTCCAGCAAGAGGTTTTCATTGTACAAGAGGAAGGCTCTGACTCAGCCTTCCCACAGGCCAAAAGCTTGGAGGCTCTGAAAACACCTGTGCCTCCAACAGCTGCAGCAGTTGAAGAGCATATCATGGCAGAAACTGTGACACCCACAGATGTGACAGCCAGAACTGTACAGCCATTGGCAACCACACCAGAGCAAATGGCTTCTGAAGAGGTCCCAGTTAGTACTACAGACTGTTCAGGTTGTGAGACTGCAGGGCTTGGTAGGGCTCTTGCAGAGGCACCCGAGACTGAAGTAACTCATGCTTCCATGAATGGAGTGTCAGAGGAGCAAGAGAGGCCCCAAAGCACTGGGCAACCCAAACAAAATGGTATTCCTTTCAGTCACAGTCTGTCTCGTAGCCACCCAGAATTTGAGAAGCATGTTGTTCAGTCTGTGATTATAGAGTCCCAGAGTACAAAAATTGTATTGAGTGCCATCCAGTCAGCTGTTCACAAACTTGCGGAAACAGAAGAGTCGGCTGCCTTTCAGTCAGAGCAGAGCATGAAGTCCACAGGGAAAAGCCCATCAGATAAAAATATACATGAACTTCTGGGAAGTATGCAGGTAGATCAACTTCCAGTGAAAGAGGAAGAGATAAGAAGTAAAGAACAAGAGCTCCAGCAACCAAGCATAGTGAAATCTACTACTTTAACTGAGTCTGCAGAAATTCATGCAACtgtagaaaaaacaaaagatgTGCTTTTAACTTCTGAGATGCTGAAAGATGGACCAAGTCAGAATTCCTTAACAGTCGTGACTAGCCCTGAAGACATTCCAAGGGAAAGTGTGATACTTCAGAAATCAACACTAGaacaaaatacttcagaagaTTCAACCAAAGACCCCCTAAACATGCACCCACCAAaattaagggaaaaagaagttgGGCACATAATGGAAATCTCAGACCAACATACAGGTCAGCAAACatgcagagaaaatgaagaacagCAATATCACCAGTCAGTGGAAGATGGAAAAACACAGATGTGGGAGGATGATAGTTGCCAGGAAGGAACATCTTGTGATAGACAAAGTCAGAACTCGGTGGCTCTGACGCCTTGA